CGGTCGATCGGGTAGTCCGCGGGGCGGTCGGCCCGCCGCCAGTTCGCCGGGGACGCCGATATCCACTCGGCCCGCGCGAAATCCACCGCGCCCGGTGTCCGGGGCTTGTCCACCCCGGGCAGCCGCCACCAGGCGTGCTCCAGCTTCTCCCGCGCCAGCGCCGCCGTGCCCGCGGCCGTGACGGCAGCGCCGATCAGCAGCCCTCGCCGGCTGATGCCGTGCCCGGACTTCGACCACGCGGAACCCTTGGCGTCCGCCGTCCCCTTGGTGCCCATGTGATCCACAACGCATATCCACGAGCGTTCGGTTCCCGGGGCCCCGTACTCTGGTGGGGCTATGACTCAGACTTCCCAGCGCCCCCTGCGCGTGCTCGCCGCCATGTCCGGCGGTGTCGACTCCGCCGTCGCCGCGGCCCGCGCCGCCGAGGCCGGCCACGACGTGACCGGTGTGCACCTCGCCCTCTCCGCGAACCCGCAGTCCTTCCGTACCGGAGCGCGCGGCTGTTGCACGATCGAGGACTCCCGCGACGCACGCCGCGCCGCCGATGTCATCGGCATCCCGTTCTACGTCTGGGACCTCGCGGAACGCTTCCGCGAGGACGTCGTGGACGACTTCATCGCCGAGTACGAGGCCGGGCGCACCCCCAACCCCTGTCTGCGCTGCAACGAGAAGATCAAGTTCGCCGCGCTGCTCGACAAGGCCCTCGCGCTCGGCTTCGACGCGGTGTGCACCGGCCACTACGCCACCGTCGTACTGAACGAGGACGGCAGCCGCGAACTGCACCGCGCCTCCGACATGGCCAAGGACCAGTCCTACGTCCTCGGCGTCCTGGACGAGAAGCAGCTCGCCCACGCGATGTTCCCGCTCGGCGACACCCTCACGACCAAGGACGAGATCCGCGCCGAGGCCGAGCGCCGCGGCCTCGCCGTCGCCAAGAAGCCCGACAGCCACGACATCTGCTTCATCGCCGACGGCGACACCCAGGGTTTCCTGGCGAGCCGCCTCGGCACGGCCGAGGGCGACATCGTCGACGAGTCGGGTACGAAGGTCGGCACCCACGAGGGCGCCTTCGGCTTCACCATCGGCCAGCGCAAGGGCCTGCGCATCGGCCACCCCGCCCCCGACGGCAAGCCGCGCTACGTCCTGGACATCTCCCCGGTGAACAACACGGTTACGGTCGGCCCGGTCGAGTCCCTCGACGTCACCGCGCTCACCGCCATCAAGCCCCGCTGGTGCGGCACGGCCCCGGCCGCCCCCGGCACGTACACCGCCCAGCTCCGCGCCCACGGCGGCGAGACCGAGGTGACGGCGGAACTGGTCGACGGCACACTGAACGTCACCTTCACCGAGCCGGTGCGCGGCGTGGCCCCCGGCCAGGCGGTCGTGCTGTACGACGGCACCCGCGTGGTCGGCTCGGCAACGATCGCAACGACGAGCCGCCGGGAGCACAGGGAGACGGCCGCGGCGAGCTGACCGCCGCAAAGACCCCGCGGACACCCCGCACGGCCACGTCCGACCCCTGTACGGGCGTGGCCGTGCGGGGGCCGGGCCGGGAGGTCAGGAGGCCTGGCTCGCGTACATGTCCGTGCCGAAGAACTCGGTCAGGACCGGGGCCACCGACTGGGGTGCCAGGTCACGTGTCTGGCCCGTCAGGGTGCGGTGGCGGGCGCGGGGGAGGGCCTCCGCCAGGGCGCGGGTGGCCTGTCTGGCCGGGGTGGGGCTGAAGCCGCCGCAGAGCACCAGCGTGCGCGCCGAGACGGACGCGAACCGCTCGGCCGGGATCGAGCCGTCGCCGAGCAGCGCGTCGTCGTACGCGAGGGTGTGCGCCAGCGAGACCAGACCGCGCCACAGCGGTGCGCGCCGCATCCGGGCGATCATGTCGGCCGGGACGCCCGTCACGGACAGGAACAGCTCCACGGCCCCGCCGCGGTCCCCGGCGGACAGCAGCCGGTGCAGCCGGGCCGTGCAACAGGCCTTGAACTGCGCGCCCGAGGCCCCAGGGGTGTAGGGCGGCTGGTAGACCGCCAGGAGGCCGACGGGGAGCCCGGCGGCCCGGGCCTCCAGGGCCAGTGCCCCGCCGGCTCCGACGCCGAACACCGAGGCCCGGCCGCCCACCGCGGCGACGAGCGTGGCCAGGTCCTCGATCTCGCGCTCCACCGCGTACGCCCCGCTGTCGCCGCTGGAGCCGCGGCCACGCCTGTCGTACGTGACGACCTCGAAGTGCGGCGCGAGGAGGCGCGCCAGGGGAGCCTCGGTCGCCGCCGTGCTCAGTGCCCCGCCGACCAGGATCACCGGCGGTCCTTCACCCCGGCGCCGGTACGCGATCGAGGTGCCGTCGCGGGAGAGAGTCTCGTCCATGTACAGGTGGACTGCGGCGGCGCCGAGAAGTCATCGCCCGCGCCGAGAAATTTCTGAGATTTTTCAAATGCCCCGTTCGAAGCGGTGTCTGACGCTCAGTCGGAGACGGTCTCGGTGTCGTAGAAGCAGAAGTGGTCCTTGATCGCGGCGACTTCGGGCTTGGGCTCCGGGTACGCCCAGACCAGATCGGCTTCGCCCGGCAGCGACCAGTAGGAGGCGTCGCCCTTGAACGGACAGTGGGTGTGGGTGTCCGAGGCCGTCAGGAGTTCCGTACGGACGTCCTCGGGCGGCAGGTAGTAGCGGACCGGACAGCCCGTCTCGCGCAGCACGAGCGGCCGCCGGCTCTCGGCGAGCACCTGCCCGTCGCGGACCACACGTACATGCTCGGTACCGGGTTCGACGGTGATGATGTGTCCTCGTGTGGAAGTCATGTCTGGTTCAGCCGTCCCACGGGCCGGTTTCTTCCCGCTCCCCGGCCTTCTCGACCGTGTGTGTCAGTGGTGGCCCTTACGGTGGCTGCATGAACATCTGTGTTTTCCTCTCCGCCGCCGACCTGGACGACCGCTACACCCGGCCCGCCCGGGAATTCGCCGAACTGCTGGGCCGGGGCGGACACACCCTGGTCTGGGGCGGGTCGGAGAGCGGGCTGATGAAGGTCGTCGCCGACGGGGTGCAGGAATCGGGCGGGCGGCTGGTCGGGGTGTCGGTCGACTTCCTGGCCGCGCATGCGCGCAGAGACGCGGACGAGATGGTGATCGCCCGCGATCTCGCCGAGCGCAAGGCGCTGCTCCTGGAGAAGGCCGACGCGGTCGTGATCATGGTGGGGGGTGCCGGGACGCTCGACGAGGCGACCGAGATACTGGAGCTGAAGAAGCACGGCAAGCACGACAAGCCGGTGGTCCTGCTCAACACGGCGGGCTTCTACGACGGACTGCACCAGCAGCTCCTGCGCATGGAGGAAGAGGGCTTCCTGCCCCTCCCGCTGACCGAACTGATGTTCTTCGCGACGGACGGCGTGGGCGCCCTGGCCTATCTGGAGGAGTGGTCCGGCATACGGTGACGCGGCGGCGGGTGCGATCATGGGCCCATGTCCACTCATGTCATCACCGGCGCGGGCTCCGGCATCGGCGCAGCTGTCACCCGTCGTCTTCTGGAGCGCGGTGACGAGACCGTGCTGCTGGCCCGTGACGCGGGCCGCGCCAAGGAGCTGGCCGAGCTCCACCCCGGCGCCCGTACGCTCGTCGGTGACCTCTCCAACCCGGACCGGCTCTCCTGGGCGTTCGCCCAGCAGGCGATGCCGGAGCGGGTCGACTCACTGCTGCACATCGCGGGCGTCGTCGAGCTCGGCAAGGTCGGTGAGCTGACGCCGAAGGCATGGCACTTCCAGCTCAACGCCAACCTCGTCGCACCCGCCGAGCTGACCCGGCTCCTCCTGCCGCAACTGCGGGTCGCCCAGGGCCAGGTGCTCTTCGTGAACTCTGGCGCCGGCCTCGCCGCGCACGCCGAGTGGAGCGCGTACGCCGCGAGCAAGCACGGTCTGAAGGCGCTCGCCGACTCGCTGCGCCACGAGGAGCACGCGAACGGCGTCCGGGTGACGTCCGTCTATCCGGGGCGCACCGCCAGCCCCATGCAGGCCAAGGTCCACCAGCAGGAGGGCAAGGAGTACGACCCCTCGCGCTGGATCGACCCGGAGTCGGTGGCGACCACGATCCTGATGGCCATCGACCTGCCGCGCGACGCGGAGGTCAACGACCTCACGGTGCGCCCCGGGCGCTGACCGCCGCCGGCAGGACGGGACAGGCGGGACGGGACGGACGGGGCCGGGCACGGCCTTAGGCTTCCCACGTGAGCGAGAAGAGCAAGTTCAGCGGGTGCCCGGCCACCGGAATCGGTTCCATGCCCGGGGGAGACGCACGGGAGGCGGCGAAGACCGTCACCGGCTCCTTCGGGGACGGCGCGGGCCTGCCGTATCTGGCGGAACTGCCGGCCCGCGGGCCGGGTGCGGACATGATCGGCCGGACGATCGGGCTGCTCGTCGAGATGTACGGCCATGTCGAGCCCAGCGGCTGGCGGATCAGCGACCGGCCGGGACGGGACACCCGCCGGGCCAGGTCCTGGCTCGGCGAGGACCTCGACGCGCTGGAGGAGTTCACCCAGGGGTACGAGGGCCCGCTCAAGGTCCAGGCGGTCGGCCCCTGGACGCTGGCCGCCGCACTGGAACGGCGGGGCGGTGAGGCCGCGCTCGGTGACCCGGGGGCCTGCCGCGACCTGGCGGGCTCACTGGCGGAGGGGCTGCGCGCCCACCTCGCGGAGGTACGGCGCAGGGTGCCCGGCGCCGACGTGATCCTCCAGCTCGACGAACCCTCGCTGACCGGCGTACTGACCGGGCAGATCAGGACGGCCAGCGGCTACCGCACCTACCGGGCCGTGGACCGCCAGGTCGTGGAGGGCACCCTGCGCGAGGTCCTGGCAACGGCCGGGGACGGCGCCACGGTCGTCCACAGCTGTGCGCCCGCCGTGCCGTTCGCGCTGCTGCGCAGGGCCGGGGCCGACGGCATCTCGTTCGATTTCTCCTTGCTCACCGAGCGTGAGGAGGAGGCGATCGGGGAAGCCGTCGAGGGCGGCACCCAGCTCTTCCTCGGGGTGGTGCCCTCCGCCGACCCGGCCTCGGGCG
This sequence is a window from Streptomyces sp. NBC_01217. Protein-coding genes within it:
- the mnmA gene encoding tRNA 2-thiouridine(34) synthase MnmA — translated: MTQTSQRPLRVLAAMSGGVDSAVAAARAAEAGHDVTGVHLALSANPQSFRTGARGCCTIEDSRDARRAADVIGIPFYVWDLAERFREDVVDDFIAEYEAGRTPNPCLRCNEKIKFAALLDKALALGFDAVCTGHYATVVLNEDGSRELHRASDMAKDQSYVLGVLDEKQLAHAMFPLGDTLTTKDEIRAEAERRGLAVAKKPDSHDICFIADGDTQGFLASRLGTAEGDIVDESGTKVGTHEGAFGFTIGQRKGLRIGHPAPDGKPRYVLDISPVNNTVTVGPVESLDVTALTAIKPRWCGTAPAAPGTYTAQLRAHGGETEVTAELVDGTLNVTFTEPVRGVAPGQAVVLYDGTRVVGSATIATTSRREHRETAAAS
- a CDS encoding alpha/beta fold hydrolase, with amino-acid sequence MDETLSRDGTSIAYRRRGEGPPVILVGGALSTAATEAPLARLLAPHFEVVTYDRRGRGSSGDSGAYAVEREIEDLATLVAAVGGRASVFGVGAGGALALEARAAGLPVGLLAVYQPPYTPGASGAQFKACCTARLHRLLSAGDRGGAVELFLSVTGVPADMIARMRRAPLWRGLVSLAHTLAYDDALLGDGSIPAERFASVSARTLVLCGGFSPTPARQATRALAEALPRARHRTLTGQTRDLAPQSVAPVLTEFFGTDMYASQAS
- a CDS encoding DUF427 domain-containing protein, encoding MTSTRGHIITVEPGTEHVRVVRDGQVLAESRRPLVLRETGCPVRYYLPPEDVRTELLTASDTHTHCPFKGDASYWSLPGEADLVWAYPEPKPEVAAIKDHFCFYDTETVSD
- a CDS encoding TIGR00730 family Rossman fold protein — its product is MNICVFLSAADLDDRYTRPAREFAELLGRGGHTLVWGGSESGLMKVVADGVQESGGRLVGVSVDFLAAHARRDADEMVIARDLAERKALLLEKADAVVIMVGGAGTLDEATEILELKKHGKHDKPVVLLNTAGFYDGLHQQLLRMEEEGFLPLPLTELMFFATDGVGALAYLEEWSGIR
- a CDS encoding SDR family oxidoreductase, producing the protein MSTHVITGAGSGIGAAVTRRLLERGDETVLLARDAGRAKELAELHPGARTLVGDLSNPDRLSWAFAQQAMPERVDSLLHIAGVVELGKVGELTPKAWHFQLNANLVAPAELTRLLLPQLRVAQGQVLFVNSGAGLAAHAEWSAYAASKHGLKALADSLRHEEHANGVRVTSVYPGRTASPMQAKVHQQEGKEYDPSRWIDPESVATTILMAIDLPRDAEVNDLTVRPGR
- a CDS encoding methionine synthase, which encodes MSEKSKFSGCPATGIGSMPGGDAREAAKTVTGSFGDGAGLPYLAELPARGPGADMIGRTIGLLVEMYGHVEPSGWRISDRPGRDTRRARSWLGEDLDALEEFTQGYEGPLKVQAVGPWTLAAALERRGGEAALGDPGACRDLAGSLAEGLRAHLAEVRRRVPGADVILQLDEPSLTGVLTGQIRTASGYRTYRAVDRQVVEGTLREVLATAGDGATVVHSCAPAVPFALLRRAGADGISFDFSLLTEREEEAIGEAVEGGTQLFLGVVPSADPASGGLSDPGGSVMGVRTLWRRLGLNPGTLTESVVITPSCGLAGASPAYARAALAHCARAARSLADNPE